The following proteins are encoded in a genomic region of Methylibium petroleiphilum PM1:
- a CDS encoding M48 family metallopeptidase, producing MSQFISSPRYHCSLCAAFARLNAPENAVDTPTPARPGRRRFNAALAGAGAALLLPAAGAREGVDVGKQSSFSKLVPAEQVEQAATQQYAQLLQEARNKNALVGADDTQTVRLRAIARRIIPFTPEWNGRAPGWKWEVNLLASKQINAFCMPGGKIAFYTGLIEQLKLTDDEVSMVMGHEVAHALREHARERMGKSTATNIGLEIGAALLGLGNASRTLAGMGAQLLQLKFSRDDESEADLVGMELAARAGYDPRSGVSLWTKMGQATGGGGGGSGNKLAEYGSTHPQGPTRIRDIEANLPKVLPLYERAPKPPQRWDAGLTDSGDRKATKPATPTREQSR from the coding sequence ATGAGCCAGTTCATCTCGTCACCCCGCTACCACTGCAGCCTGTGCGCCGCCTTCGCGCGACTGAACGCACCGGAGAACGCCGTGGACACCCCTACGCCCGCCCGCCCCGGGCGTCGCCGCTTCAATGCCGCGCTGGCTGGCGCGGGCGCCGCGCTGCTGCTGCCGGCTGCCGGCGCGCGCGAGGGCGTCGATGTCGGCAAGCAGTCGAGCTTCTCGAAGCTGGTGCCGGCCGAGCAGGTCGAGCAGGCCGCGACGCAGCAGTACGCGCAACTGCTGCAGGAGGCCCGCAACAAGAACGCGCTGGTGGGCGCCGACGACACGCAGACGGTGCGGCTGCGCGCCATCGCGCGGCGCATCATCCCGTTCACGCCTGAATGGAACGGGCGCGCGCCCGGCTGGAAGTGGGAGGTGAACCTGCTGGCCAGCAAGCAGATCAACGCCTTCTGCATGCCGGGCGGCAAGATCGCCTTCTACACGGGCCTGATCGAACAACTCAAGCTGACCGACGACGAGGTCTCGATGGTGATGGGCCACGAGGTCGCGCACGCGCTGCGTGAGCACGCCCGAGAGCGCATGGGCAAGTCGACCGCCACCAACATCGGCCTGGAGATCGGCGCGGCCCTGCTCGGGCTGGGCAATGCCAGCCGCACCCTCGCCGGCATGGGCGCGCAGCTGCTGCAGCTCAAGTTCAGCCGCGACGACGAGTCCGAGGCCGACCTGGTGGGCATGGAGCTGGCTGCGCGCGCCGGCTACGACCCCCGCTCCGGCGTGAGCCTGTGGACCAAGATGGGCCAGGCCACCGGCGGCGGGGGTGGGGGCAGCGGCAACAAGCTGGCCGAGTACGGCTCCACCCACCCGCAGGGGCCGACCCGCATCCGCGACATCGAGGCCAACCTGCCGAAGGTGCTGCCGCTGTACGAGCGCGCGCCCAAGCCACCGCAACGCTGGGACGCCGGTTTGACCGACAGCGGTGACCGCAAGGCCACCAAGCCCGCCACGCCGACGCGCGAGCAGTCGCGCTGA
- a CDS encoding phosphatase PAP2 family protein, whose amino-acid sequence MTFAHASWHWLTRFGESGIVIPMALLAAAWWWWATPSRRPLFAWLLLLGSAAFLTLVTKVAFMGWGLGIEALDFTGLSGHSMLAAAIYPVLARTLASPAAVPPRWAIVAGYALAAVISLSRVVIGAHSVSEVVLGFAVGGAASAVALMLETRHPPPLPKHWLVVGLAGWLTLMPVVAAPSGTHGMVQRLAKALSDRDVLFTRADLHRLRPPG is encoded by the coding sequence ATGACATTCGCACACGCCTCCTGGCACTGGCTCACCCGATTCGGAGAATCCGGCATCGTGATCCCGATGGCCCTCCTGGCTGCTGCGTGGTGGTGGTGGGCCACGCCGAGCCGGCGGCCCCTGTTCGCGTGGCTGCTGCTGCTGGGCTCCGCAGCCTTCCTCACGCTGGTGACCAAGGTCGCGTTCATGGGATGGGGCCTCGGCATCGAGGCGCTCGACTTCACCGGCCTGTCGGGGCACTCGATGCTGGCCGCCGCGATCTACCCGGTGCTGGCGCGCACGCTGGCCAGCCCGGCCGCGGTGCCGCCGCGCTGGGCGATCGTCGCCGGCTATGCGCTGGCGGCGGTGATTTCGCTGTCGCGCGTCGTCATCGGCGCGCACTCGGTGTCGGAGGTCGTGCTGGGCTTTGCGGTGGGCGGGGCGGCGAGCGCGGTCGCGCTGATGCTCGAGACCCGTCATCCGCCGCCGCTGCCGAAGCACTGGCTGGTGGTCGGGCTGGCGGGCTGGCTGACGCTGATGCCCGTGGTCGCCGCGCCATCGGGAACGCATGGGATGGTGCAGCGGCTGGCCAAGGCGTTGTCGGATCGCGACGTGCTCTTCACGCGGGCCGATCTGCACCGCCTGCGGCCGCCCGGCTGA
- a CDS encoding 2-hydroxychromene-2-carboxylate isomerase, giving the protein MRPTIDYYLAPQSPYTYLGHLRFWDIARKAGATIRVMPVDLGGKVFPVSGGLPLGKRAPQRQAYRLVELKRFSEWLHAPLNLEPKYFPVNGDDAARLIIAVDLHDGADAAMAIADSILRAVWVHDRNIADEAVLASLLVERELPAARLEAAHSQAVQERYEADSQAAVDAGVFGAPSYVVQGEIFWGQDRLDFLERRLKAG; this is encoded by the coding sequence ATGCGCCCCACCATCGATTACTACCTGGCGCCGCAGTCGCCGTACACCTACCTCGGCCACCTGCGCTTCTGGGACATCGCCCGCAAGGCCGGCGCAACGATCCGCGTGATGCCCGTCGACCTGGGGGGCAAGGTGTTCCCGGTGTCGGGCGGCCTGCCGCTGGGCAAGCGCGCGCCACAGCGCCAGGCGTACCGGCTGGTGGAGCTCAAGCGCTTCAGCGAGTGGCTGCACGCCCCGCTGAACCTCGAACCCAAGTACTTCCCGGTCAACGGCGACGACGCCGCACGGCTGATCATCGCGGTCGACCTGCACGACGGCGCCGATGCCGCAATGGCCATCGCCGACAGCATCCTGCGCGCGGTGTGGGTCCACGACCGCAACATCGCCGACGAAGCGGTGCTCGCATCGCTGCTGGTCGAGCGCGAGCTGCCGGCCGCGCGGCTCGAGGCCGCGCACTCGCAGGCGGTGCAGGAGCGTTACGAGGCCGATTCGCAGGCGGCGGTCGATGCCGGGGTGTTCGGCGCGCCGAGCTACGTGGTGCAGGGTGAGATCTTCTGGGGCCAGGACCGGCTCGATTTCCTCGAACGGCGCCTGAAGGCCGGCTGA
- a CDS encoding DNA-3-methyladenine glycosylase I, which yields MSPPLPSGLFDTATDGAPRCTWCAATPAYQHYHDHEWGFPVTDDRRLFEKLCLEGFQAGLSWLTILNKRENFRAAFADFDAERLSRYTGRDVERLLGDAGIVRHRGKIESTLNNARRVIELRAEFGSLAAYAWRHEPAPASRPRRMTLETLKTQTTSPESVAMSKDLKRRGWSFVGPTTVYAFMQAMGLVNDHLDGCHVRERALQARRGLQPPR from the coding sequence ATGAGCCCACCGCTTCCCTCCGGCCTGTTCGACACCGCCACCGATGGCGCGCCACGCTGCACCTGGTGCGCGGCCACGCCGGCCTACCAGCACTACCACGACCACGAATGGGGCTTCCCGGTCACCGACGACCGGCGGCTGTTCGAGAAACTCTGCCTCGAAGGCTTCCAGGCCGGCCTGAGCTGGCTCACCATCCTGAACAAGCGCGAGAATTTCCGCGCCGCGTTCGCCGACTTCGATGCCGAGCGGCTGTCGCGCTACACCGGGCGCGATGTCGAGCGGCTGCTGGGCGACGCCGGCATCGTGCGCCACCGCGGCAAGATCGAGTCGACTCTCAACAACGCCCGCCGTGTGATCGAGTTGCGCGCCGAGTTTGGTTCGCTGGCGGCCTACGCCTGGCGCCATGAGCCGGCGCCCGCCTCGCGCCCCCGCCGCATGACGCTCGAGACACTGAAGACGCAGACCACCTCGCCCGAGTCGGTGGCGATGAGCAAGGACCTGAAGCGGCGCGGCTGGAGCTTCGTCGGCCCGACCACGGTCTACGCGTTCATGCAGGCGATGGGGCTGGTCAACGACCACCTCGACGGCTGCCACGTGCGCGAACGAGCGCTGCAGGCGCGGCGCGGACTGCAGCCGCCGCGCTGA
- a CDS encoding MBL fold metallo-hydrolase: protein MLQYLTVPVTAFQQNCSIVWCDATRRAAVIDPGGELPRLRAEVRRLGLTLEAIWLTHAHIDHAGGTAQLAREDALPIIGPHAADQFWIDGLAQQSRMFGFPPSEPFTPTRWLCPGGVDDRVTLGDCELEVRHCPGHTPGHVVFVSREAQRAFVGDVLFAGGIGRTDFPLGDHDTLVAAIRTQLWPLGDDIVFIPGHGPESSFGRERRHNPYVRDV, encoded by the coding sequence ATGCTCCAGTACCTCACTGTCCCCGTCACCGCCTTCCAGCAGAACTGCTCCATCGTGTGGTGCGACGCCACGCGCCGCGCCGCCGTCATCGATCCCGGCGGTGAGCTGCCGCGGCTGCGGGCCGAGGTGCGGCGGCTGGGGCTCACGCTCGAGGCGATCTGGCTGACCCACGCGCACATCGACCATGCGGGCGGCACCGCGCAACTCGCCCGCGAGGACGCGCTGCCGATCATCGGGCCGCACGCGGCCGACCAGTTCTGGATCGACGGGCTGGCGCAGCAGAGCCGGATGTTCGGCTTTCCCCCCAGCGAGCCGTTCACGCCGACGCGCTGGCTCTGCCCCGGCGGCGTGGACGACCGCGTGACCCTGGGCGACTGCGAGCTCGAGGTGCGGCACTGTCCCGGGCACACGCCGGGGCACGTGGTGTTCGTCTCGCGAGAAGCCCAAAGGGCCTTCGTCGGCGACGTGCTGTTCGCTGGCGGCATCGGCCGCACCGATTTCCCGCTGGGCGATCACGACACGCTGGTGGCGGCGATCCGCACCCAGCTCTGGCCGCTCGGTGATGACATCGTGTTCATCCCCGGCCACGGGCCGGAGAGCAGCTTCGGCCGCGAGCGGCGCCACAACCCCTACGTGCGCGACGTCTGA
- a CDS encoding hybrid sensor histidine kinase/response regulator, with amino-acid sequence MPIPFHPREAQRLTLLRELGVLGGAAGAGLDALTACAARLTGAPLAAISLVDDDAQWFLSRSGFELAQIPRSQGFCSHAILGESLFTVPDLARDPRFRDSPLVTDGPRVRFYAGQPLAIDGLAVGTLCVFDLQPRTLGAGEREALAQLGCAAVELLQSRQGLREASQLRERLFDFARAGGDWMWESDARHRYRWLSDAFQPITGIDPRRQLGEPITDAQLLDADGSPRVPAQYYRALLDRQEPFARVLTAKHTPRGLLYLSRSAVPVFDAAGRFEGYRGTVRDVTSTLAAASEARRGEVTLRELAAQVPGMLFTFEEHPDGRAGYPFVSDGAERVLGMAAATLQADALTFFRHVHPPDLAPLGKALAEGAARLTRLEHSFRMTLPDGSLRWFEMRAAPTRLGDGGTLWHGFTADVTARKAIEEALQAHEERWQIAADAARIGIAEFVLADGLVNLDRRACINHGLSYPHGRVTLDDWMAQIDPADRDAVMAGIGEALAGERPFEGRYRIRQPDGSVRWLEFVVRATRDEAGAPTGVIGTCRDVHEQQLADELSRGMQEAERASRAKSEFLSRVSHELRTPLNGILGFTQLMALDEDHPLAAPQAQRLASVQRAGNRLLNLINDVLEISRIESAEVAVRTLAVDLDAALHASLSLVQSLARGRSITIEPTPPSGLWVSGDERALEQVLVNLLSNAIKYSGEQSPVVLNLQRSDGTVKIAVRDRGVGLTAEQQARLFQPFDRLGAERRRIEGSGLGLVIARQLAEAMGGRIDVVSVPGAGSTFTLQLPEAEEPSGSAYLATQPAALLHEPPAPRRAQRQVVYIEDELLNQVLLQEVFRARPDWQLHIADDGASGLRLARELSPHLMLIDMNLPDTNGLALVQALRADPSTRALRCIALSADAMNEQIAAARRAGFDDYWTKPIDVAQVLAGLDAVLDGTA; translated from the coding sequence ATGCCGATCCCCTTCCACCCCCGAGAGGCGCAGCGCCTGACGCTGTTGCGCGAGCTCGGGGTGCTCGGCGGCGCAGCAGGTGCCGGCCTCGACGCGCTGACCGCTTGCGCGGCGCGGCTCACGGGTGCGCCGCTGGCAGCGATCTCGCTGGTCGACGACGACGCGCAGTGGTTCCTGTCGCGCAGCGGCTTCGAGCTCGCCCAGATTCCGCGCAGCCAGGGCTTCTGTTCGCACGCGATCCTCGGCGAGAGCCTGTTCACCGTGCCGGACCTGGCCCGCGACCCCCGCTTTCGCGACAGCCCGCTGGTCACCGACGGCCCGCGCGTGCGCTTCTATGCCGGCCAGCCGCTGGCCATCGACGGGCTGGCCGTCGGGACGCTGTGCGTGTTCGACCTCCAGCCCCGCACGCTCGGTGCCGGCGAACGCGAAGCGCTGGCGCAACTGGGCTGTGCCGCGGTCGAACTGCTGCAGTCGCGGCAGGGCCTGCGCGAAGCGTCGCAGCTGCGCGAGCGCCTGTTCGACTTCGCGCGCGCCGGCGGTGACTGGATGTGGGAGAGCGATGCACGGCATCGCTACCGGTGGCTTTCCGACGCCTTCCAGCCCATCACCGGCATCGACCCGCGCCGGCAGCTCGGCGAACCCATCACCGACGCCCAGCTGCTCGACGCCGACGGGAGTCCGCGCGTGCCGGCGCAGTACTACCGGGCGCTGCTCGACCGCCAGGAGCCGTTCGCACGGGTGCTGACCGCCAAGCACACGCCGCGCGGGCTGCTCTACCTGTCGCGCAGCGCGGTGCCGGTGTTCGACGCGGCTGGCCGCTTCGAGGGCTATCGCGGCACGGTGCGCGACGTCACGTCGACGCTGGCGGCAGCCAGCGAGGCCCGTCGCGGCGAGGTCACGCTGCGCGAACTGGCCGCGCAGGTGCCGGGCATGCTGTTCACCTTCGAGGAGCATCCCGACGGCCGGGCCGGCTACCCCTTCGTCAGCGATGGCGCCGAACGCGTGCTCGGGATGGCGGCGGCCACGCTGCAGGCCGATGCGCTGACCTTCTTCCGCCACGTTCACCCACCGGATCTCGCGCCGCTCGGCAAGGCCCTGGCCGAGGGCGCGGCGCGGCTGACACGGCTGGAGCACAGCTTCCGCATGACCTTGCCCGATGGCTCGCTGCGCTGGTTCGAGATGCGTGCGGCGCCGACGCGCCTGGGTGACGGCGGTACGTTGTGGCACGGATTCACCGCCGACGTGACCGCGCGCAAGGCGATCGAGGAGGCGCTGCAGGCCCATGAAGAGCGCTGGCAGATCGCCGCCGACGCAGCGCGCATCGGCATCGCCGAGTTCGTGCTGGCCGACGGCCTTGTCAACCTCGATCGCCGCGCCTGCATCAATCACGGACTTTCGTACCCGCATGGCCGGGTGACGCTCGACGACTGGATGGCACAGATCGATCCGGCCGACCGCGACGCCGTGATGGCCGGTATCGGCGAGGCGCTGGCCGGCGAACGACCGTTCGAGGGCCGGTATCGGATCCGCCAGCCCGATGGCAGCGTGCGCTGGCTCGAGTTCGTGGTGCGTGCCACGCGCGACGAGGCCGGCGCGCCGACCGGTGTCATCGGCACCTGCCGCGACGTGCACGAGCAGCAGCTGGCCGACGAGTTGTCCCGCGGCATGCAGGAGGCCGAGCGGGCGAGCCGCGCCAAGAGCGAATTCCTGTCGCGGGTGAGCCACGAGCTGCGCACGCCACTGAACGGCATCCTCGGCTTCACGCAGCTGATGGCGCTGGACGAGGACCATCCGCTGGCGGCTCCGCAGGCGCAGCGCCTCGCGAGCGTGCAGCGGGCCGGCAACCGGCTGCTGAATCTGATCAACGACGTGCTGGAGATCAGCCGCATCGAAAGCGCCGAGGTCGCGGTGCGCACGCTGGCGGTCGATCTCGACGCCGCGCTGCACGCGAGCCTGAGCCTGGTGCAGTCGCTGGCGCGCGGGCGCTCGATCACCATCGAGCCGACGCCACCGAGCGGGCTGTGGGTCAGCGGCGACGAGCGTGCGCTCGAACAGGTGCTGGTGAACCTGCTGTCCAACGCCATCAAGTACAGCGGCGAACAGAGTCCGGTGGTCTTGAACCTGCAGCGCAGCGACGGGACGGTGAAGATCGCGGTGCGCGACCGGGGCGTCGGCCTGACGGCCGAGCAGCAGGCGCGGCTGTTCCAACCCTTCGATCGGCTGGGTGCCGAACGACGCCGCATCGAAGGCAGCGGTCTCGGCCTGGTGATCGCACGCCAGCTGGCCGAGGCGATGGGCGGTCGCATCGATGTCGTCAGCGTGCCGGGCGCCGGCTCGACCTTCACCCTGCAGTTGCCCGAGGCCGAGGAGCCGAGCGGCAGCGCCTACCTCGCCACACAGCCGGCAGCCTTGCTGCACGAACCGCCCGCGCCGCGGCGCGCGCAGCGGCAGGTGGTCTACATCGAGGACGAATTGCTGAACCAGGTGTTGCTGCAGGAGGTGTTTCGAGCCCGCCCCGACTGGCAGCTCCACATCGCCGACGACGGCGCCAGCGGCCTGCGACTGGCGCGCGAGCTCTCCCCGCACCTGATGCTGATCGACATGAACTTGCCCGATACCAACGGCTTGGCTTTGGTGCAGGCGCTGCGCGCCGATCCGTCGACACGGGCGCTGCGCTGCATCGCGCTGTCGGCCGACGCGATGAACGAGCAGATCGCGGCGGCGCGCCGTGCCGGCTTCGACGACTACTGGACCAAGCCGATCGATGTGGCGCAGGTGCTGGCCGGGCTCGACGCCGTGCTGGACGGTACCGCCTGA
- a CDS encoding acyltransferase family protein, producing MTRLEAAEPTRATNAPPDLTELTSLRFIAALAVLVLHYRDFLGPLPGWVLRGIVGGQYGVTFFFILSGFILTYRYHGWFATGVGDVAFWRFQRLRVARLYPVYLFGLLLDTPWHLIERAQVSQLAAVGTTYWASWLLNAVGLQAWVPAVPFAMFWNTPAWSVSAEFFFYASFPFLVHWLSRRLRSTACLAFAFVLAVCGGIALYGAVIYTMNYVVAVGAEAQYIVLVYNPVLRFSEFVAGSLAGWYFVRMQHQPDGLRHRGASLGSARNVVVMVALAAIAARVWMPDYTGPDRWVWLLDVSVKYGSFVLPFTALILAVASGHTVLSGLLLRPWMVALGEASYALYIIHWSGVTILKMGYFGGKPSWAVVAVFLFGTVGASVLCHRWIEAPWRAKLRGPSVF from the coding sequence ATGACGCGGCTCGAGGCCGCTGAGCCGACGCGGGCGACCAACGCCCCTCCCGATCTGACGGAGCTGACGAGCCTGCGTTTCATCGCAGCGCTCGCAGTGTTGGTACTGCACTACCGAGACTTTCTGGGTCCGCTGCCCGGCTGGGTCCTGCGCGGCATCGTGGGAGGGCAGTACGGCGTCACCTTTTTCTTCATCCTCAGTGGTTTCATCCTCACCTACCGTTATCACGGTTGGTTCGCCACAGGGGTCGGCGACGTCGCGTTCTGGCGATTCCAGCGCCTGCGCGTGGCGCGTCTCTATCCGGTCTACCTGTTCGGGCTGCTGCTCGACACACCGTGGCATCTCATCGAACGCGCACAGGTCAGCCAACTGGCCGCCGTTGGGACCACCTACTGGGCTTCTTGGCTGCTCAATGCGGTCGGCCTGCAGGCCTGGGTGCCTGCGGTGCCTTTTGCGATGTTCTGGAACACGCCGGCCTGGAGCGTGTCGGCAGAATTCTTCTTCTATGCGAGCTTTCCGTTCCTGGTGCATTGGCTGAGTCGGCGATTGCGGTCGACGGCATGCCTCGCTTTCGCCTTCGTTCTGGCCGTGTGTGGCGGCATTGCGCTGTACGGTGCGGTGATCTACACGATGAACTATGTCGTTGCGGTCGGTGCGGAGGCGCAATACATCGTGCTGGTCTACAACCCGGTGCTGCGTTTCAGTGAGTTCGTCGCCGGCAGTTTGGCGGGGTGGTATTTCGTACGGATGCAACACCAGCCGGACGGCCTCCGGCACCGGGGCGCTTCGCTAGGATCGGCGCGCAATGTGGTCGTCATGGTGGCCCTCGCCGCCATCGCGGCGCGTGTCTGGATGCCGGACTACACCGGTCCCGATCGCTGGGTCTGGTTGCTCGACGTGTCGGTCAAGTACGGTAGCTTCGTACTGCCGTTCACGGCTCTGATCCTCGCGGTCGCCTCGGGACATACAGTTCTGAGCGGCTTGCTCCTCAGGCCTTGGATGGTCGCGCTCGGTGAGGCCAGCTATGCGCTTTACATCATCCACTGGTCAGGGGTGACGATCCTGAAGATGGGCTACTTCGGCGGGAAGCCCTCGTGGGCGGTGGTTGCCGTGTTCCTGTTCGGCACGGTTGGTGCATCGGTGCTCTGCCATCGATGGATCGAGGCGCCCTGGCGAGCGAAACTGCGCGGACCTTCCGTCTTTTGA